Within the Mauremys reevesii isolate NIE-2019 linkage group 2, ASM1616193v1, whole genome shotgun sequence genome, the region GTAGAAAATGCCAGGCTCAGCTCAGTCAGCTGCGTCATTTGGCTCATCTTTTCTCCAATAGTCATAAGGATTGGTTCATCCTCGGCTGCAAACCGCTGCACATTGAATGCTCTGGCTGGCAGGGTAAGCGATGTCAGTAGAGGAAAGTGGATGTTATTAAATAGCACTTCCAAGTGCTCCATTTCCAAACGAATATTGTGAACCACTTCAAGTTTGCGCAGCGAAGAGGGATCTGTGAGCTTTATGATGTAGAAAAGCTTTCGTAAAGTGAGACTGTCAGCTCTGAATGCCACACAACGAATCTTTAGTGGACAGTGGCACCTCATCAGTAAGGCTTGAACCACAAGTTCATAGTTCCGCTCTGTAACAAACAGGTCAATGAGAATGTCAATAGCAATATCAAAGATACATGGATTGAACTGCAACCTTTGCATTTCAACAAGCAGCTCAAAACAGAGCTTTGATAGTAGCTCTGTCCTGGCCCACCTTCCCAGAGTCTTCTTACACTTGCAGAGCTGAACTTCAACATCTTTTATGCCTGTCAGGTCCACCACTTTCAGTCTTTTCAAGTATGGAGAAGAGCAATTCAGCACATAATCTCTCAGCCCAACTAGACAACTTTCCAAACAAACACAGCATGCTCTGCTGCTGATGTCTTCCTGGTAATCCACTGTTGTCCCTAACAGTTTTCCTATATTAAAGTCTGCCAGGGGCCAGTTTTCCACCAAGTCATGAATCACTTCCCCCTGCTCCAGTAAATAACTAGCTttaaaaagaagaggaaaaaggtTATGTGCAACACTGCTGAGACTTTTCCTGGCAAGCTGTGCATTCGATACCAATGCCTCAGCACTGATGAACCGCAGCGACTTCATTGTTGCCTTTGATTTCTTTCCGGCATTGAGGGTGGCTTCTGTGTTTAACTAAGGTTCTGGTTGCTTATCAGGCTTTATTTTTAGCTGCAGCTGCTGTCTGGTACTAAGTGAAATGTCTTTGGGAAGGTAAAGTGAGTAGTCACATGCTGAGCCCTGACTTCTATTTTGGTACTAGAGATAGTCTGCACAAGTCACATATTTTGATTCATTTATTCAGGGACCATTTTGTTTATTTAACCTTCATTTTTATAATAAAGGTTAGTTTTTGATAAGTTCAGGCTAGCAGAATTGTAAAAAGTACTTGTACATGGGAATAGTTCTCTATCTGCAATTAACCATTTTattgttttcagatttttttttaaaataaaaacactttcGCTTTTTCTTGAAAGGTGATTAAACTAATTTAGATTTTAAGAAATATTAAATGTTAGCGTTCAGTGTTTACCACTAACTGGAGTTTCCATAGGTCTCCACTTTTGGGATTCTAAACAGTGTGGACCTGAAACCCTTGAGACAGCAGGTCAAAGGTAGGACCATGTGTTTTAAAACATGCATCTTAAGGCATTGTGCCTCTGTTGATGAAGAGAGATACACTGCTCCAGCTCCTTTGGTTTCTCACTAGAGCAGCTACTCCAAAGACAAGCAGGGATGCAGAATGTGGATCTGTGGGGGCAATCTTTttaagaactccagttactgagAAGTCTTTCTCCATGCAGAATATGCATCCCCACTTCTGAGGTCTATGTATTGAGTGCAATGTATTGAGTGCTCCTGCAAGACATCAAGTCTGAGGCtgttcagcatcttgcaggactaGCTGGGCATACAGAACCTAATACTCAATAGGTGGCCTGCGGGCCAAATGTGGCCCACCAAGGCATACTGTGTGCCTGCCAGCTCACCTTAAAAACTGCTTATAATTAAATTCACAAATTGTGATACGTTGCCTAGCATTTGCCTATGACTTCCTTCATAAGTAactggcagtgcttaatttgtaatgaaagaggtgtcaTTGTTGCTACAGATGACACATTGATGAAAACAATGCAAGCATTCCTAAACATTCtgactgaacattttaaaatgcgaTTTGagaattttaacattcaaaaggatttgcttttatttttgtgaTCCATTTGTTGTCTCTGCCAGTGGACCTTGCCCTTCTGAAGcaaatcaacattttttattCAATTGATAAAGATGCCATTCAATTAGAAATTGTAAGGCTCCAGATTTCAGATGCCAGATTTCAGGAAAAATTCAGAGAAGTGGGACTTTGTGATTTCTGGACTCAATATGCTGACTAGTTTCAGAATAGCCAAAATCTACCCATCTATCTTTTAACATGCTCAGATCAACATACCTCTGCGAATATGCATTTTCTACCACGAACATTATAAAAAAACAATACAATCACCTGACAGATGAGCATCTTCACCAGTGCATGCACCTTGCCCTGACCTCCTACAAACCACGCTTCACAAAGCTTGCTAGAGGTCATTGAGGTCGCCGCTCCCATTAGAGAGTGCCACCAACAAGGTGGTCATGTCGATTTATAAACTTTGTTAAAAGGTAGAAACACTAATACTTATGGTGCAATCAAGGTCTTTATTTATCAGCAGCTGAAGTTTTTTTAGTTTTCTGGTTTTTTTGGTCAGCCTTCTGAGCAAATGGCCCGTCTCTTGTGATAAAATTCTCAAATCAGCCTGCT harbors:
- the LRRC14B gene encoding leucine-rich repeat-containing protein 14B gives rise to the protein MKSLRFISAEALVSNAQLARKSLSSVAHNLFPLLFKASYLLEQGEVIHDLVENWPLADFNIGKLLGTTVDYQEDISSRACCVCLESCLVGLRDYVLNCSSPYLKRLKVVDLTGIKDVEVQLCKCKKTLGRWARTELLSKLCFELLVEMQRLQFNPCIFDIAIDILIDLFVTERNYELVVQALLMRCHCPLKIRCVAFRADSLTLRKLFYIIKLTDPSSLRKLEVVHNIRLEMEHLEVLFNNIHFPLLTSLTLPARAFNVQRFAAEDEPILMTIGEKMSQMTQLTELSLAFSTLTGKIRKLLSPLKTPLKLLDVSNCALNHADMAYLANSLHSNHLEVLDLSGHNVADLYPSTFFKLLSHCSHTLKILILEECNIQDIHVNMLILGLIPCRKLQEFKFLGNPLSSRALKCLFNVFSDLPKLKYIEFPVPRDCYPNNVTYPIDDADLSKFDHQKYESVSEELNNILLHANREDIKASTPLFGGYDAAIQETGNELGAYLLKSFKDTLENFNKALQEMN